The following proteins come from a genomic window of Gimesia chilikensis:
- a CDS encoding YceI family protein: MTILDKKQKWLISISLSCCLIWIISARSSQGEVLTGVIQHLSRNSVSQSPVPTGSIDTSSSRVYTYVGKTGFGHEHAVEGKIKSGSLNLGVRSNAGEIIFDMTTWRADTAQARQYIGLSGTTSASTQKDVNANMLGSAVLNVQKYPTATFEVNSALPLQQKSSSGKPLYQLSGKFTLHGVARKMNIVAEVTEKKDSYHLRGNFSILQSHYGITPFSKAFGAVGVTDQLKIYGEIDVAR, translated from the coding sequence ATGACAATTCTCGATAAAAAACAGAAGTGGTTGATTTCCATTAGCTTGAGCTGTTGCCTGATCTGGATCATTTCCGCTCGCAGTTCTCAGGGAGAAGTCCTGACAGGGGTAATCCAGCACCTGTCACGAAACTCAGTCTCACAGTCCCCGGTTCCAACAGGTAGTATCGATACATCTTCCAGCCGCGTTTACACATATGTGGGAAAAACCGGTTTTGGACATGAGCATGCCGTGGAAGGTAAAATTAAATCGGGTTCCTTGAACCTCGGAGTCCGCAGCAATGCGGGTGAAATTATTTTCGATATGACAACCTGGCGGGCAGATACTGCTCAAGCAAGGCAATATATCGGCTTAAGCGGTACCACATCTGCATCGACCCAGAAAGATGTGAATGCCAATATGCTAGGGAGTGCAGTGCTTAATGTGCAGAAATATCCGACAGCCACATTCGAAGTCAATTCGGCACTTCCGCTGCAACAGAAATCAAGTTCCGGCAAACCGCTCTACCAGCTAAGCGGTAAGTTCACATTGCACGGAGTGGCACGAAAAATGAACATTGTCGCAGAAGTGACAGAGAAAAAAGACTCCTATCACCTGCGAGGCAACTTCTCCATTTTACAGTCGCACTATGGAATCACTCCCTTCAGTAAGGCTTTTGGGGCAGTCGGCGTTACAGATCAATTAAAAATATATGGTGAAATTGACGTGGCCAGATAA
- a CDS encoding BlaI/MecI/CopY family transcriptional regulator, with the protein MKDYRLTPYELELMDVIWDLGEASVQDVCDALPRDLAYTTVMTTLSLLVQKKKVLKRVKNGRAYIYQPVVSREEVSRSMLGQIKQVLLKNSLPSLMLNLLEEENISADDISALKEAIRKLENQ; encoded by the coding sequence GTGAAAGACTATCGGCTGACGCCTTATGAACTGGAACTGATGGATGTGATCTGGGATCTCGGAGAGGCCAGCGTCCAGGATGTTTGTGATGCATTACCACGGGATCTGGCCTATACAACCGTGATGACGACCCTCAGTCTTCTGGTACAAAAAAAGAAAGTCTTGAAAAGAGTCAAAAACGGCCGTGCTTATATCTATCAACCCGTGGTCTCGCGAGAAGAAGTCTCACGCTCGATGCTCGGCCAGATCAAGCAGGTGTTGCTGAAAAACTCGCTGCCGAGCCTCATGTTAAATCTTCTGGAAGAAGAGAATATTTCAGCAGACGATATCAGCGCTCTCAAAGAGGCAATCAGGAAACTGGAAAATCAGTAG
- a CDS encoding carbonic anhydrase: MDSTSLSNTCQCVKESLNHGNMEFVETLRCEQQLLEEALGRGDTSAITSPEEYKQSYIEQLGALGEIPPQTPRAAVLACSDARVPVLDIFNQRPNEVYEIQLAGNVASAECLGSLAHAVENLPTLEGVVVLGHTGCDAVTVAVDQFLSPRPEITAADSSIRSLVNSIMPSIEIAASALGKKTRFLSGSVPRFTLDRNKLIKTVVFVNAAAMAWKIQEFVNRLQRVVPVWYGIYDLASCRILHVDLERRDGSLLFGLGNAPGVIDLDDVASSMAQYLSKMDNFDAARFSTKSLGPQEKSTWDTLSMRERTAKT; encoded by the coding sequence ATGGATTCCACATCATTGTCAAATACCTGTCAGTGCGTGAAAGAATCACTGAACCATGGAAATATGGAATTTGTGGAAACACTGCGCTGCGAGCAACAGTTACTGGAGGAAGCTTTAGGCAGGGGCGACACTTCTGCCATTACAAGCCCTGAAGAATACAAACAGAGTTATATCGAGCAGTTAGGGGCTCTGGGAGAAATTCCACCACAAACTCCTCGTGCCGCTGTTTTAGCCTGCTCTGATGCTCGTGTCCCTGTTCTGGATATTTTTAATCAACGTCCCAATGAGGTTTATGAAATCCAGTTAGCAGGAAATGTGGCTTCTGCGGAATGTCTGGGGAGTCTGGCGCACGCAGTTGAAAATCTACCGACACTTGAGGGAGTTGTTGTGCTGGGGCATACAGGTTGCGATGCTGTAACTGTAGCCGTAGATCAGTTTCTTTCTCCACGACCGGAAATCACAGCAGCAGACAGCTCAATCCGATCCCTTGTCAATTCCATCATGCCGTCCATCGAAATTGCTGCATCAGCACTGGGGAAGAAGACGCGGTTTCTTTCTGGAAGTGTGCCCCGTTTCACGCTTGACCGAAATAAGCTGATCAAAACCGTCGTATTTGTGAATGCGGCGGCGATGGCCTGGAAAATTCAGGAATTTGTCAACAGGCTGCAACGTGTTGTCCCGGTCTGGTATGGCATCTACGATCTGGCATCCTGTCGAATTCTGCATGTGGACCTGGAACGTCGCGATGGCTCCCTGCTGTTCGGTTTGGGAAATGCTCCCGGTGTGATTGACCTCGACGATGTCGCCAGCAGTATGGCTCAGTATCTCTCAAAAATGGATAACTTCGATGCTGCCAGGTTCTCAACAAAATCACTCGGGCCGCAGGAAAAATCTACCTGGGATACCCTTTCGATGAGGGAGCGAACTGCAAAAACATAA
- a CDS encoding OprO/OprP family phosphate-selective porin: MTVQNLAPPATDPMMETPDEYDSDLPPYLFGDSNAPQDFPTVRLTGFFQADAVWFSQDSKNIQAVGDVQNGADFRRARLAATGDAWENIGYMLEMDFAFPGRPSFMDVWLEVRDVLGGNTVRVGQYRQPIGMDALTSVKELTFLERALPFAFLPFRQIGAMYFGNTEDERSTYAISGFRYPTGPYGGNIGDSGGYGLATRLTHLLVDNGDGNGLVHIGADYSYANPANNLIQYRNQPEVFVTEAGGSNVPVGVPSAVPPFVDTGLISAQDYHLFDAELAYAIGSFYAQSEVLYSIVQQRNGEVDTFSGAYAHFGYFLTGESRAYNRKGGVFGRVKPLNPFNRDGGCGAWEIAGRWSYIDLNDKSIQGGRMTDLTLGLNWYLNQFTKFQFNYIHSFLHSSPAVYGPVVDNSNADIFALRAQVDF; the protein is encoded by the coding sequence ATGACAGTTCAGAATCTCGCGCCGCCCGCAACGGATCCCATGATGGAAACTCCGGATGAATACGATTCTGATCTGCCTCCCTACCTGTTCGGAGACTCAAATGCTCCGCAGGATTTCCCAACAGTCAGACTCACTGGCTTCTTCCAGGCAGATGCTGTCTGGTTCAGCCAGGACAGTAAAAACATACAGGCTGTGGGAGATGTTCAAAACGGAGCTGATTTTCGTCGTGCCCGTCTGGCTGCGACTGGGGATGCCTGGGAAAATATAGGCTACATGCTTGAAATGGACTTCGCCTTTCCCGGTCGCCCTTCATTCATGGATGTCTGGCTGGAAGTGCGAGACGTCCTGGGGGGAAATACAGTACGCGTCGGTCAATACCGTCAACCGATAGGTATGGATGCATTAACCAGTGTAAAAGAGCTGACATTCCTGGAACGCGCACTCCCTTTCGCCTTTCTACCATTCCGACAGATTGGTGCCATGTACTTCGGAAATACAGAAGACGAACGGTCAACCTACGCCATTTCAGGATTCCGATATCCCACGGGCCCTTATGGTGGGAATATCGGTGACAGCGGCGGTTATGGACTCGCCACTCGGCTGACCCATCTCCTCGTTGACAATGGGGATGGAAACGGGCTGGTCCATATCGGGGCAGACTACAGTTATGCCAACCCAGCCAATAATCTGATTCAATACCGTAACCAGCCCGAAGTCTTCGTGACAGAGGCTGGCGGATCCAATGTTCCGGTTGGAGTTCCGAGCGCCGTGCCTCCCTTTGTCGACACAGGTTTGATTTCTGCCCAGGACTATCACCTGTTCGATGCTGAACTCGCATATGCAATCGGGTCATTTTATGCACAATCAGAAGTCTTGTATTCCATCGTGCAACAGAGAAATGGCGAGGTCGACACCTTTTCTGGAGCGTACGCTCATTTCGGCTATTTCCTGACGGGAGAATCTCGGGCTTATAACCGCAAGGGGGGTGTTTTTGGACGTGTCAAACCACTCAATCCGTTCAATCGCGATGGAGGCTGTGGCGCGTGGGAAATTGCAGGACGCTGGTCGTATATTGACTTGAATGACAAATCAATCCAGGGTGGTCGAATGACCGATTTAACATTGGGCCTGAACTGGTATCTGAACCAGTTCACAAAATTTCAATTCAACTATATTCATTCATTCCTTCACAGCAGTCCAGCCGTTTACGGACCTGTCGTGGATAATTCGAATGCAGATATCTTTGCCCTTCGTGCACAGGTTGATTTCTGA